AGGGAGTGAAGTGTCAGTCAATAAGTAGCgctgaaaaagaaattgtatgAGATTGAGCAATGGTATTGTTTTGCACCAGTAAATAATCTTCTATGCCAGTGCCCAATGtgtttatacaaaataaacttTAGATTTGTATGGTTTTATTCTTGTCTATAACTAAATATATCTTGTGTGTTATTCTGATGCTCTTTTGACATCTTGCATTGTCTGGACATTCATCTGGTTAGCTATGCTGCTGGAAGAAGGCATGCCCTGCAATGCCCCCTTTTGTTTCATactttcatcttttcttctttcgttTTTTCTACTCATGATCTATTTCCGAAAATaaaacttctcttttttctactCATGCCACTGCATTTTATACACATAATTTAGATTGATCACCTTGGTTGTTCAATGAAGGATTGAAGCACAAAACTACCCATTCTGATATCTTTATTTGTTCTTCCCCTTCTAGGTTATTTCACTCGATGTGATTGATGTAGACAAAGATGAAGCTTCCGATGCCATGTTTATTCACCAGAAGTTTGATGCAAATGACAAAGGAAAGGGTATATATCACCATGGTGATCATCAATTGAAGGTTCGTTATCACAGTATTTGTTCATTGCTTGTTTGGTGTCTTCTTTCACATCTGTtttccacttttcttttcttatggAAACAGAGGAAATGTGATTTACTTTAAGATGTtacaaagaaatgaaaggatATGGCATCCTCATGTAAAGTACGAGATACAATATCACCTACTGTATATACTAGCAAAAAACCAATGTCTAAAGATTAATTATTTCTGAAACAATTACCCTGCAACTTCAGCCCTTTTTAAATACCGTCTACTTCTTCTAACctaattattcaataaattatataaaccACACCTTGCCACTTGCCAGaatgttacttttttttcctcttttttctcccCAAATAACATTAAATACTTGCTTTCGAAGatctatttacaaaatgtgTGATCCAGTGTCTTGTTAAGGTCAAGCTTATTGACATGTTACGTTTTTGAAATCTgtattcacatttttttctttttaaaagaaccaCTTGCCTtgttctttttagaaaaaactataGGTGAAGTAAATTAGtataaaacaacaataaactACAATCGCCTAcacatgtttttattatagtttgatccaaaatatgagaattttatttttccctaaTGGCTCTAAAACAATCTGAAGCCCATATTTGGTTTTGATGATCAAACCCTATGAACAGAAGAGttccaacaaattttttataacttttgacctaattcactttttttaaaaacatactCAAGGTATAAGCACCGAAACCATGCTTTAGTTGAAGTTTAACGACACTTTCTTTGATAATTAGGAGTTGTTGAAGATGTAAGTTTTGTAAATTGAAACAGACATGGTATGCTTGCGATACCTGTTCTAATTATTCATAATTATAGCTAAAGTTTTTACTTTGTTCAGAAAACATTGGGTAGCCATTCATTTAATCCAGATGTGGAAATCCTAGAGAGTACAAATGAAGTTGAATCTAATTTTCCCTCAGCATCACATAATTTGATTGACCTAGACAATCCTTGCTCTTATTCATCAAATGAAGATGACGACTGGCTAGGAATTGATGAATTCATGGATGTGGATGCATATTCAGCTTTGCAAGCCCATTTTGATCATATGGATATTCCTCCTGATATTGAAGCACCAATACCTTGGATGACTCAGGATCAAAATGGAAACAAGACCAACATCGAAACTAGCAGAACCTCATGGTCAACATTAGCAAAACCTCAAAGCGTACCAGGTTCTGTTAATCATCTAGGAAAATCAACTACTCAAGTTCAGGTGAAGGAAGTTTCAAATGGCCTACACTTGCCAGCTGACATTAATGTTCTGAATCATCTCCATTCTTTTGGTTCGTTTCCTCCACAAGATattcaaccaaataaaaaaccaGCTGCATCTCGCAGGGACAAACATGAGGTTAGTCACTTAAATTCTTTACTTGGTATATATGCAGCTAAATCCAGATGGTTTTTGGATCCTTTTAAGCATAAAAAGAAGCTACATGGTTCAAATAACATTTCTATTAACTCGTCGGATGCAATGAAGCTCCATAATGGAGGTGAGACATCTGATGCATCTTACAGTGTAAAGAAGCAAGTCACTTCACATGGTATGCCCCATCCAAACTTTCCTGAATCTGTGGACTTCATTGAATATCTGGGAGCTGGACATTCCATGCCTCAGTGGCCGGAATATGCAAAAACGAAAACCAAGGAGCCATTTTTCCCCCCTCATATGGCCTCAggtttttatgggtcatttaATCCTTTTGTTCCTCCTACCCTTGGAGAAGTTGTTGACGTGCCATGGGTTCAGGGTTCCACCCAAAATCTTCCAAATATTGCTCCAAATGACTCAATCAGCGAAGCAATTCCACCTGCAGACAAGGATAAATTCTTGGGGAATTTTGAGAACTTTAAACAATTTGATACTATTGACGATCATTCTGACCATCACTATGCTAGCAAAGGTTCTAGCTTGAACCAGGTATAAGTcttgaaaaattattcttttgtttatgaatacttttatttatttcaggAGGTTTTAGACATTCTCTTGTTGCCAGGCATCAAAGAAATGGacaaagaaaattcaagaCGATTGGAAGATCCTGCAGAATGATTTACCTGGTAggtttcccttttcttttcctccatTTTGAACATATTGTAGATTCATTTTAACATAAGCTCTGAAAGATTTAGCTGTAGGAAATGTCAAGCTTTTGAATAAACGGTAATTGACTTCACTTTTATCCTTTTGAATTCTATACCACAGAAACTATATTTGTTAGAGTATATGAGTCAAGAATGGATCTTATGAGGGCTGTCATCATTGGAGCACAGGGTACTCCATACCATGAtggattatttttctttgacatATTTTTCCCTCCTCGTTATCCAGACCTACCACCAGTATGTGTATATGTTCATAATTTTTGGTGTTTATTCTATAGTTATTACTATACTGTGCTTGGATTTTCTGACAGACAATGTTCTCTTAAATGCAGCAAGTTTATTACCACTCTAAGGGCCTTCGACTCAACCCGAACTTGTATAATTGTGGGAAAGTATGTCTAAGTCTGCTTAACACCTGGCGTGGCAATGGAAATGAGAATTGGGTTCCTGGCATGTCAACTATGCTTCAAGTTCTTGTCTCTATCCAAGGATTGATCTTGAATACGAAACCCTACTTTAATGAGCCAGGGTATGCATATCAAAGTGGATCGGAGGCAGGTGAAAATAGATCTCACATGTATAATGAGGAGACTTACATCCTATCCATTAAAACCATGTTGTTTAACATCAGGAGACCACCAAAGGTATGGTTCTAGACATCTTTTCCTGTTTGGGGCCTTTTAGTAGGTTGAATACAATATCAAGAGATGGTATTATCTTAGAACTGAAGGATAAGATGTACAACCTATTAAAACAGATCTTGTTTAGTGAGGTCCAGGTGGGATTATATTAATAACTAAGATTGTAAATTTTAGCATTCGAGTAGGATGCTTAATAAGAGAATAGCCTTGTCATTACTTAGGAGGTAGATTGGGACGTGCAAATATCAAAACCGAGTTTGTTAAATGTATTTAGTTGTAATGTTTTATCAAGTGTATGCTTATTTAAATGATGTTCATGACCCTTGTTGTTGAATAAATTAAGACTAGAATAACTTCTGCTGCAGCATTTTGAGGACTTTGTTAGGGGACATTTTTACCAAAGGGCTCATGATATTCTGGTGGCCTGCAAAGCATATATCAATGGTGCTCAGGTGGGATCTCTAGTTGAAGGCGGGGTTCAAGATCTCGAGCTGAGCGACAAGAGCTGCTCGGACAGTTTTAAGCAATCTGTGACCCATCTTTTGAGTCAGCTTGTTGCGGCTTTTAAGGGAATTGGAGTCAGTGACTGCGACAAGTACCTGCAAATGCTATCGCCAACCGTTCCAAACACAAGAAAGCGACCAAGTAGACCAGTAAAGCTCAAGTAGAATAGAAAGGGTTGGAAGGCGATGGTGTCGGGAAGTTGGTTTTTGGTATAGATTTTGAACATGTTGACGTCTAACTGAAACAAACTTGAGATTTGTTAACTGTCCAAGGTAGTTTAGAAGGTTAGCGTTTAGAGCAATCATAGTAGAGCTTGCTTGCTTCCCTATGTCTATAATTTTTCTCATAATGAACACATATGATCTCTAATTGTGTACATAGTCTCTATATGCACCAGAGGATAATGTCTTTCCATTTCAACACGGACAGTGGTATACTATGtaacttattttcttcctctcaaGGTAATAATGACGctttttggttttcaaatcatgtttgtttacttttattgttgttgctgtattcttttttgagttaatttaagcttcattttgtttattttttttggtattttaatattaagccaacttttctctcaatttcttgGGATGATTCTACtactattttttagtttaacaaatatttgaaaacttgaaCCCAAGGAGGATTATTATTGAGTTGGttagattttgaaagaaatatgttttattCAATACATCATTTTTATCTATCATTATTACTTGTAAAAATTAAGCATTTGAACATGTCACTGTGGTATAAAGTATAAAccaatataaatgataaacaaTGATGCCTCAAGATTGAGAATAAATTTCTAGttgataatttatttctcatccttatctcaaattttaaatatgaatttatagGAACACAAACTGAACCAGtccaaacaacaacaaatttaaatattttgagttcTGATATCATCAGTTGAATCCTCGAAAGTTGGTAATTGCAATCATAATTTCGAACCtccaattataaaatttgagccttcaaatttatcaagtATTAATATAGATTCTCAAACTTACTGTTCttgtaaaaaatatactcTAAacgataaaaattaaactctcAAACTTGTACAATCGTTACATCCTCTTAGTTGTCTAGTTTAGCTATGTGTTGTTGGTATTTGAGACATTGAAAGTCAGGTTATGAAGTTTGaagttagaaaatatatat
This is a stretch of genomic DNA from Cucumis sativus cultivar 9930 chromosome 4, Cucumber_9930_V3, whole genome shotgun sequence. It encodes these proteins:
- the LOC101219881 gene encoding probable ubiquitin-conjugating enzyme E2 25 isoform X1, whose amino-acid sequence is MIRRSSKMLKNKGVISLDVIDVDKDEASDAMFIHQKFDANDKGKGIYHHGDHQLKKTLGSHSFNPDVEILESTNEVESNFPSASHNLIDLDNPCSYSSNEDDDWLGIDEFMDVDAYSALQAHFDHMDIPPDIEAPIPWMTQDQNGNKTNIETSRTSWSTLAKPQSVPGSVNHLGKSTTQVQVKEVSNGLHLPADINVLNHLHSFGSFPPQDIQPNKKPAASRRDKHEVSHLNSLLGIYAAKSRWFLDPFKHKKKLHGSNNISINSSDAMKLHNGGETSDASYSVKKQVTSHGMPHPNFPESVDFIEYLGAGHSMPQWPEYAKTKTKEPFFPPHMASGFYGSFNPFVPPTLGEVVDVPWVQGSTQNLPNIAPNDSISEAIPPADKDKFLGNFENFKQFDTIDDHSDHHYASKGSSLNQASKKWTKKIQDDWKILQNDLPETIFVRVYESRMDLMRAVIIGAQGTPYHDGLFFFDIFFPPRYPDLPPQVYYHSKGLRLNPNLYNCGKVCLSLLNTWRGNGNENWVPGMSTMLQVLVSIQGLILNTKPYFNEPGYAYQSGSEAGENRSHMYNEETYILSIKTMLFNIRRPPKHFEDFVRGHFYQRAHDILVACKAYINGAQVGSLVEGGVQDLELSDKSCSDSFKQSVTHLLSQLVAAFKGIGVSDCDKYLQMLSPTVPNTRKRPSRPVKLK
- the LOC101219881 gene encoding probable ubiquitin-conjugating enzyme E2 25 isoform X2 yields the protein MIRRSSKMLKNKGVISLDVIDVDKDEASDAMFIHQKFDANDKGKGIYHHGDHQLKKTLGSHSFNPDVEILESTNEVESNFPSASHNLIDLDNPCSYSSNEDDDWLGIDEFMDVDAYSALQAHFDHMDIPPDIEAPIPWMTQDQNGNKTNIETSRTSWSTLAKPQSVPGSVNHLGKSTTQVQVKEVSNGLHLPADINVLNHLHSFGSFPPQDIQPNKKPAASRRDKHELHNGGETSDASYSVKKQVTSHGMPHPNFPESVDFIEYLGAGHSMPQWPEYAKTKTKEPFFPPHMASGFYGSFNPFVPPTLGEVVDVPWVQGSTQNLPNIAPNDSISEAIPPADKDKFLGNFENFKQFDTIDDHSDHHYASKGSSLNQASKKWTKKIQDDWKILQNDLPETIFVRVYESRMDLMRAVIIGAQGTPYHDGLFFFDIFFPPRYPDLPPQVYYHSKGLRLNPNLYNCGKVCLSLLNTWRGNGNENWVPGMSTMLQVLVSIQGLILNTKPYFNEPGYAYQSGSEAGENRSHMYNEETYILSIKTMLFNIRRPPKHFEDFVRGHFYQRAHDILVACKAYINGAQVGSLVEGGVQDLELSDKSCSDSFKQSVTHLLSQLVAAFKGIGVSDCDKYLQMLSPTVPNTRKRPSRPVKLK